The proteins below come from a single Natrinema sp. SYSU A 869 genomic window:
- a CDS encoding ABC transporter substrate-binding protein — MTATERISFQLNWEPNGFQSPYFLAREEGFYTEEGLEIEFVEGHGSPYAAERAARGDADIALAGASAVLAVQSEGFEPLAVAAVTQKTPAAVYTLRDVFGEPLSEPEQLAGRTVAPSATKTRILTAQLLENAGIRDKVDLLEVDPHTHHRVQHKVIDGTVDAAVGVVTNGIEIGREHDRTPDELPIGEYLDIYGMTLVTGPEFADERPEAIRSFLRATARGWAAATRDPERAIDVLVDRNATLERNREIERLKFKTAAHRLQFTPYVRDHGWGAQDPARWQRLGETLSETALLEGEIDPDAVWTETFRPDGEPIVDDYADRVRPTAE, encoded by the coding sequence ATGACCGCGACCGAGCGGATCTCGTTCCAACTCAACTGGGAGCCCAACGGCTTCCAGTCGCCGTACTTCCTCGCCCGCGAAGAGGGGTTCTACACGGAGGAGGGCCTCGAGATCGAGTTCGTCGAGGGCCACGGCTCGCCGTACGCGGCCGAACGCGCCGCCCGTGGCGACGCCGATATCGCGCTTGCCGGTGCAAGCGCCGTGCTGGCGGTACAGAGCGAGGGGTTCGAGCCGCTCGCGGTCGCCGCGGTAACCCAGAAGACGCCGGCGGCCGTCTACACGTTGCGGGATGTCTTCGGCGAGCCCCTCTCCGAGCCTGAGCAGCTTGCAGGCCGAACCGTCGCGCCCTCCGCGACGAAGACGCGGATCCTGACCGCCCAGTTGCTCGAGAACGCGGGCATCCGTGACAAGGTCGACCTCCTTGAGGTCGATCCGCACACGCACCACCGCGTCCAGCACAAGGTGATCGACGGGACGGTCGACGCGGCGGTCGGCGTGGTCACCAACGGAATCGAGATCGGCCGGGAACACGACCGGACGCCCGACGAGCTCCCGATCGGCGAGTATCTCGATATCTACGGGATGACGCTCGTCACCGGTCCCGAGTTCGCGGACGAGCGGCCGGAGGCGATTCGGTCGTTCCTCCGCGCGACTGCCCGCGGCTGGGCCGCCGCGACGCGCGATCCAGAACGAGCTATCGACGTGCTCGTCGACCGCAACGCCACGCTCGAGCGCAACCGTGAGATCGAGCGGCTGAAGTTCAAAACCGCCGCCCACCGACTGCAGTTCACGCCGTACGTCCGAGATCACGGGTGGGGCGCGCAGGATCCGGCCCGCTGGCAGCGACTCGGCGAGACGCTCTCCGAGACGGCGCTGCTTGAGGGCGAGATCGATCCGGACGCGGTGTGGACCGAGACGTTCCGCCCCGACGGTGAGCCGATCGTCGACGACTACGCCGACCGGGTCCGACCGACGGCGGAGTGA
- a CDS encoding HAD family hydrolase — MDLEREYDFWLLDLDGTLVDVEWSYTREVFDRVGDRLGREFTDREAEILWNGLTGSRDRQLTEWGVDPTSFWAVFHEEEDPLVRAEQTYLHEDAAFVADLKVPVGLVTHCQEFLCEPVLDEVGIRDWFDTRLCCTEETGWKPDPGPVESVMADLGVGYNGHQGVLAGDGANDIGAAWNAGLDAIHVERVGHERRGQCVLGDYRVHSFDELY, encoded by the coding sequence ATGGACCTCGAGCGCGAGTACGATTTCTGGCTGCTCGACCTTGACGGCACGCTTGTCGACGTTGAGTGGTCCTACACTCGTGAGGTGTTCGACCGGGTCGGCGACCGTCTCGGCCGCGAGTTCACCGATCGGGAAGCCGAAATCCTCTGGAACGGTCTGACCGGCTCCCGTGACCGCCAGCTCACGGAGTGGGGGGTCGACCCGACGTCGTTCTGGGCGGTCTTCCACGAGGAGGAAGACCCCCTAGTCCGGGCCGAGCAGACCTATCTCCACGAGGACGCCGCGTTCGTCGCCGACCTCAAGGTACCAGTCGGGCTGGTGACCCACTGTCAGGAGTTCCTCTGTGAACCCGTCCTCGACGAGGTGGGGATCCGCGACTGGTTCGACACGCGGCTGTGCTGTACCGAGGAGACGGGCTGGAAGCCTGACCCGGGACCGGTCGAGTCCGTCATGGCTGACCTCGGAGTCGGCTACAACGGCCATCAGGGCGTGCTCGCGGGTGACGGTGCGAACGACATCGGCGCGGCCTGGAACGCCGGCCTCGACGCGATTCACGTCGAACGAGTCGGCCACGAACGCCGGGGGCAGTGCGTGCTCGGCGACTATCGCGTCCACTCGTTCGACGAACTGTACTGA